One stretch of Bombus terrestris chromosome 5, iyBomTerr1.2, whole genome shotgun sequence DNA includes these proteins:
- the LOC100648161 gene encoding kinesin-like protein Klp10A isoform X7 — protein MTMDHGMYNIETGNSINIKRTDGRVHSAVVSGINWEQRTVTVEWFERGETKGKEVEMDAIVALNPDLTNQKTMEPPSQINNHVLISKARHSTKPSIPVKAGSNRQLSRQTGRPTNIMPPGVTVNGHGDSVAGLTSRRELENIPPTPTSTAASFNTSMAAQAKQKQQQLQSQQQQQQQQVQADNGRVRRSNVVKEVERLKKNREERRQRQAELKEEKEALMNLDPGNPNWEFLAMIREYQNSIEFRPLRETDSVEDHQITVCVRKRPLNKKEIARKEVDVISVPSKDQMVVHEPKAKVDLTKYLENQIFRFDYAFDETCNNEIVYKYTAKPLVQTIFEGGMATCFAYGQTGSGKTHTMGGDFNGKTQDCKRGIYAMVAKDVFKCLKLVKYRPLNLVISASFFEIYSGKVFDLLKDKEKLRVLEDGKQQVQILGLTEKVVETCDEVLKLIQHGNSARTSGQTSANSNSSRSHAVFQITARIPGTLKVHGKFSLIDLAGNERGADTSSANRQTRMEGAEINKSLLALKECIRALSRKGTHLPFRASKLTQVLRDSFIGEKSKTCMIAMISPGMSSCEHSLNTLRYADRVKELAATDPTEMKASPTDDERELKIEEQSNNSVLSDSDLAQLRSLNEGEISQDLYTFHEAVSALQMLEEEVLDTHKMVMDHTTRFLDGARNVFSTTHEVDYDQEEYAQNWEQLLVQQRDILNAAIDQVSQFRGQLLQEEQISQKMTRTRNSRYN, from the exons ATGACCATGGACCACGGCATGTACAACATTGAGACCGGCAACAGTATAAATATCAAGAGGACAGACG GTCGTGTCCACTCGGCAGTCGTTTCCGGTATTAATTGGGAACAGCGTACCGTCACCGTAGAATGGTTCGAAAGAGGAGAGACCAAAGGGAAAGAG GTCGAGATGGACGCGATCGTCGCCTTAAATCCCGACCTGACGAATCAAAAGACCATGGAACCACCTTCGCAGATCAACAATCACGTGTTGATTTCCAAAGCAAGG cATTCAACCAAGCCGTCGATTCCAGTAAAAG CGGGTTCCAACAGACAATTGTCGCGACAAACGGGTCGGCCAACCAATATAATGCCACCCGGTGTCACTGTGAATGGGCACGGTGATTCCGTGGCTGGATTAACGAGTCGCCGGGAATTGGAGAACATCCCACCGACACCTACGTCAACGGCCGCTTCCTTCAATACCTCCATGGCAGCGCAAGCCAAGCAAAAGCAACAACAGCTACAGTctcagcagcagcagcaacaacaacaggtACAAGCGGATAACGGGCGAGTTAGACGGTCGAACGTGGTGAAAGAGGTCGAGAGGCTGAAGAAGAACCGCGAGGAAAGAAGACAGAGACAAGCGGAGTTGAAGGAGGAGAAGGAAGCTCTGATGAACTTGGATCCTGGTAATCCGAATTGGGAATTTCTCGCTATGATAAG GGAATACCAGAACAGCATCGAGTTCAGGCCCCTTCGAGAAACGGATAGCGTGGAAGACCATCAAATTACAGTGTGCGTCAGAAAGCGCCCGTTGAACAAGAAGGAGATCGCGCGCAAAGAGGTAGATGTGATCAGCGTGCCTAGCAAAGATCAGATGGTGGTTCACGAGCCAAAAGCCAAAGTCGATCTAACCAAATACTTGGAGAACCAAATCTTTCGATTCGATTACGCGTTCGATGAAACTTGCAACAACGAGATCGTCTACAAGTACACTGCTAAACCTCTGGTGCAAACCATTTTCGAAGGTGGGATGGCCACGTGTTTCGCTTACGGTCAAACGGGAAGCGGTAAAACGCATACCATGGGAGGTGATTTTAACGGAAAGACACAGGATTGCAAAAGAGGCATATACGCGATGGTAGCTAAGGATGTGTTTAAATGCCTCAAGCTTGTTAAGTATCGTCCGTTGAATCTGGTCATTTCCGCGAGCTTTTTCGAAATCTACTCTGGCAAGGTGTTCGATCTATTGAAGGACAAAGAGAAGCTGCGCGTTCTAGAAGATGGCAAGCAACAG GTGCAAATACTCGGATTAACGGAAAAGGTGGTGGAGACTTGCGACGAAGTGTTGAAGTTGATACAGCACGGAAACAGTGCCAGAACGAGTGGTCAAACCAGTGCAAATTCCAACTCGTCACGATCCCATGCCGTTTTCCAAATCACAGCACGGATACCTGGTACGCTCAAGGTTCATGGAAAATTTTCTCTGATCGATCTTGCTGGTAACGAGAGGGGAGCAGACACGTCTTCCGCCAACAGACAAACCC GTATGGAGGGTGCCGAGATCAACAAGTCACTGTTGGCGTTAAAAGAATGTATCCGCGCGTTGAGTCGCAAAGGAACGCACCTGCCATTCAGAGCCAGCAAGTTGACGCAAGTATTAAGGGACAGCTTCATCGGTGAAAAGTCGAAAACTTGCATG ATAGCTATGATCAGTCCGGGAATGAGTTCCTGCGAACATTCGTTGAACACGCTCAGATATGCGGATCGAGTGAAGGAATTGGCCGCGACTGATCCAACGGAAATGAAAGCTTCCCCGACGGACGACGAACGGGAATTAAAGATCGAGGAACAGTCGAACAACAGTGTATTGTCGGATAGCGATTTGGCACAGCTTCGGTCTCTGAAC GAGGGTGAGATTTCACAAGACCTTTACACGTTCCACGAAGCTGTATCCGCACTGCAAATGTTGGAGGAGGAAGTCCTAGACACGCACAAAATGGTCATGGACCATACGACCAGATTCCTGGATGGCGCGCGTAATGTGTTCAGTACGACTCACGAAGTAGATTATGACCAAGAAG AATATGCCCAAAACTGGGAACAGCTATTGGTGCAGCAGCGTGATATCTTGAACGCCGCAATCGATCAAGTCAGTCAGTTTCGTGGACAATTGTTGCAAGAAGAACAGATCAGCCAGAAGATGACGCGAACTCGTAACTCACGATATAATTAA
- the LOC100648161 gene encoding kinesin-like protein KIF2A isoform X6, translating to MTMDHGMYNIETGNSINIKRTDGRVHSAVVSGINWEQRTVTVEWFERGETKGKEVEMDAIVALNPDLTNQKTMEPPSQINNHVLISKARDSSGEEDEGVDESENQEEGSLGRHGGHTARNGLASATLPVRVVTALSHSTKPSIPVKAGSNRQLSRQTGRPTNIMPPGVTVNGHGDSVAGLTSRRELENIPPTPTSTAASFNTSMAAQAKQKQQQLQSQQQQQQQQVQADNGRVRRSNVVKEVERLKKNREERRQRQAELKEEKEALMNLDPGNPNWEFLAMIREYQNSIEFRPLRETDSVEDHQITVCVRKRPLNKKEIARKEVDVISVPSKDQMVVHEPKAKVDLTKYLENQIFRFDYAFDETCNNEIVYKYTAKPLVQTIFEGGMATCFAYGQTGSGKTHTMGGDFNGKTQDCKRGIYAMVAKDVFKCLKLVKYRPLNLVISASFFEIYSGKVFDLLKDKEKLRVLEDGKQQVQILGLTEKVVETCDEVLKLIQHGNSARTSGQTSANSNSSRSHAVFQITARIPGTLKVHGKFSLIDLAGNERGADTSSANRQTRMEGAEINKSLLALKECIRALSRKGTHLPFRASKLTQVLRDSFIGEKSKTCMIAMISPGMSSCEHSLNTLRYADRVKELAATDPTEMKASPTDDERELKIEEQSNNSVLSDSDLAQLRSLNEGEISQDLYTFHEAVSALQMLEEEVLDTHKMVMDHTTRFLDGARNVFSTTHEVDYDQEEYAQNWEQLLVQQRDILNAAIDQVSQFRGQLLQEEQISQKMTRTRNSRYN from the exons ATGACCATGGACCACGGCATGTACAACATTGAGACCGGCAACAGTATAAATATCAAGAGGACAGACG GTCGTGTCCACTCGGCAGTCGTTTCCGGTATTAATTGGGAACAGCGTACCGTCACCGTAGAATGGTTCGAAAGAGGAGAGACCAAAGGGAAAGAG GTCGAGATGGACGCGATCGTCGCCTTAAATCCCGACCTGACGAATCAAAAGACCATGGAACCACCTTCGCAGATCAACAATCACGTGTTGATTTCCAAAGCAAGG GATTCTTCGGGCGAAGAGGACGAGGGGGTGGATGAGTCGGAGAACCAAGAGGAGGGCTCCCTTGGACGACACGGCGGTCATACCGCAAGAAACGGCCTTGCATCCGCAACGCTTCCTGTACGAGTCGTTACTGCTCTTTCG cATTCAACCAAGCCGTCGATTCCAGTAAAAG CGGGTTCCAACAGACAATTGTCGCGACAAACGGGTCGGCCAACCAATATAATGCCACCCGGTGTCACTGTGAATGGGCACGGTGATTCCGTGGCTGGATTAACGAGTCGCCGGGAATTGGAGAACATCCCACCGACACCTACGTCAACGGCCGCTTCCTTCAATACCTCCATGGCAGCGCAAGCCAAGCAAAAGCAACAACAGCTACAGTctcagcagcagcagcaacaacaacaggtACAAGCGGATAACGGGCGAGTTAGACGGTCGAACGTGGTGAAAGAGGTCGAGAGGCTGAAGAAGAACCGCGAGGAAAGAAGACAGAGACAAGCGGAGTTGAAGGAGGAGAAGGAAGCTCTGATGAACTTGGATCCTGGTAATCCGAATTGGGAATTTCTCGCTATGATAAG GGAATACCAGAACAGCATCGAGTTCAGGCCCCTTCGAGAAACGGATAGCGTGGAAGACCATCAAATTACAGTGTGCGTCAGAAAGCGCCCGTTGAACAAGAAGGAGATCGCGCGCAAAGAGGTAGATGTGATCAGCGTGCCTAGCAAAGATCAGATGGTGGTTCACGAGCCAAAAGCCAAAGTCGATCTAACCAAATACTTGGAGAACCAAATCTTTCGATTCGATTACGCGTTCGATGAAACTTGCAACAACGAGATCGTCTACAAGTACACTGCTAAACCTCTGGTGCAAACCATTTTCGAAGGTGGGATGGCCACGTGTTTCGCTTACGGTCAAACGGGAAGCGGTAAAACGCATACCATGGGAGGTGATTTTAACGGAAAGACACAGGATTGCAAAAGAGGCATATACGCGATGGTAGCTAAGGATGTGTTTAAATGCCTCAAGCTTGTTAAGTATCGTCCGTTGAATCTGGTCATTTCCGCGAGCTTTTTCGAAATCTACTCTGGCAAGGTGTTCGATCTATTGAAGGACAAAGAGAAGCTGCGCGTTCTAGAAGATGGCAAGCAACAG GTGCAAATACTCGGATTAACGGAAAAGGTGGTGGAGACTTGCGACGAAGTGTTGAAGTTGATACAGCACGGAAACAGTGCCAGAACGAGTGGTCAAACCAGTGCAAATTCCAACTCGTCACGATCCCATGCCGTTTTCCAAATCACAGCACGGATACCTGGTACGCTCAAGGTTCATGGAAAATTTTCTCTGATCGATCTTGCTGGTAACGAGAGGGGAGCAGACACGTCTTCCGCCAACAGACAAACCC GTATGGAGGGTGCCGAGATCAACAAGTCACTGTTGGCGTTAAAAGAATGTATCCGCGCGTTGAGTCGCAAAGGAACGCACCTGCCATTCAGAGCCAGCAAGTTGACGCAAGTATTAAGGGACAGCTTCATCGGTGAAAAGTCGAAAACTTGCATG ATAGCTATGATCAGTCCGGGAATGAGTTCCTGCGAACATTCGTTGAACACGCTCAGATATGCGGATCGAGTGAAGGAATTGGCCGCGACTGATCCAACGGAAATGAAAGCTTCCCCGACGGACGACGAACGGGAATTAAAGATCGAGGAACAGTCGAACAACAGTGTATTGTCGGATAGCGATTTGGCACAGCTTCGGTCTCTGAAC GAGGGTGAGATTTCACAAGACCTTTACACGTTCCACGAAGCTGTATCCGCACTGCAAATGTTGGAGGAGGAAGTCCTAGACACGCACAAAATGGTCATGGACCATACGACCAGATTCCTGGATGGCGCGCGTAATGTGTTCAGTACGACTCACGAAGTAGATTATGACCAAGAAG AATATGCCCAAAACTGGGAACAGCTATTGGTGCAGCAGCGTGATATCTTGAACGCCGCAATCGATCAAGTCAGTCAGTTTCGTGGACAATTGTTGCAAGAAGAACAGATCAGCCAGAAGATGACGCGAACTCGTAACTCACGATATAATTAA
- the LOC100648161 gene encoding kinesin-like protein KIF2A isoform X1: MTMDHGMYNIETGNSINIKRTDGRVHSAVVSGINWEQRTVTVEWFERGETKGKEVEMDAIVALNPDLTNQKTMEPPSQINNHVLISKARDSSGEEDEGVDESENQEEGSLGRHGGHTARNGLASATLPVRVVTALSHSTKPSIPVKAGSNRQLSRQTGRPTNIMPPGVTVNGHGDSVAGLTSRRELENIPPTPTSTAASFNTSMAAQAKQKQQQLQSQQQQQQQQVQADNGRVRRSNVVKEVERLKKNREERRQRQAELKEEKEALMNLDPGNPNWEFLAMIREYQNSIEFRPLRETDSVEDHQITVCVRKRPLNKKEIARKEVDVISVPSKDQMVVHEPKAKVDLTKYLENQIFRFDYAFDETCNNEIVYKYTAKPLVQTIFEGGMATCFAYGQTGSGKTHTMGGDFNGKTQDCKRGIYAMVAKDVFKCLKLVKYRPLNLVISASFFEIYSGKVFDLLKDKEKLRVLEDGKQQVQILGLTEKVVETCDEVLKLIQHGNSARTSGQTSANSNSSRSHAVFQITARIPGTLKVHGKFSLIDLAGNERGADTSSANRQTRMEGAEINKSLLALKECIRALSRKGTHLPFRASKLTQVLRDSFIGEKSKTCMIAMISPGMSSCEHSLNTLRYADRVKELAATDPTEMKASPTDDERELKIEEQSNNSVLSDSDLAQLRSLNEGEISQDLYTFHEAVSALQMLEEEVLDTHKMVMDHTTRFLDGARNVFSTTHEVDYDQEDSRGKDKAKASCPLEPNLEDERTTTTTTTTTSTTTMMMAVPVDNDNRDSAGGDAWSNLNKLVDTTTKNSLKSPWKDEVECQNDMSSCDSDYESLNVTRTTRVAANTAGIDSRVSRIENVSKNSLHAYSVAYSNNWARTVNRAQRYKRSAGEKKSVQKYHWSGTFNRDGVKKYSSPLGEKTSDAKTRRFGEMNVVADSNYNYNLDAFDDEKTAKKTKLFDGDKFNLDDDESGDSNEDATRWPDRRSFANLCKRDTTRFNMSRRNWLTREHGQEDHRYQRDESIEQGNLNVNSPKRSQRNDHKEENKRPTLDETRRSSESSYRVDDDDSRSTIIDRYEITLSTVYVRKSRTPIDDRSTFKFFNLLLSFFKNVILFIFLPSLYMIFFIYVKRTEEP; this comes from the exons ATGACCATGGACCACGGCATGTACAACATTGAGACCGGCAACAGTATAAATATCAAGAGGACAGACG GTCGTGTCCACTCGGCAGTCGTTTCCGGTATTAATTGGGAACAGCGTACCGTCACCGTAGAATGGTTCGAAAGAGGAGAGACCAAAGGGAAAGAG GTCGAGATGGACGCGATCGTCGCCTTAAATCCCGACCTGACGAATCAAAAGACCATGGAACCACCTTCGCAGATCAACAATCACGTGTTGATTTCCAAAGCAAGG GATTCTTCGGGCGAAGAGGACGAGGGGGTGGATGAGTCGGAGAACCAAGAGGAGGGCTCCCTTGGACGACACGGCGGTCATACCGCAAGAAACGGCCTTGCATCCGCAACGCTTCCTGTACGAGTCGTTACTGCTCTTTCG cATTCAACCAAGCCGTCGATTCCAGTAAAAG CGGGTTCCAACAGACAATTGTCGCGACAAACGGGTCGGCCAACCAATATAATGCCACCCGGTGTCACTGTGAATGGGCACGGTGATTCCGTGGCTGGATTAACGAGTCGCCGGGAATTGGAGAACATCCCACCGACACCTACGTCAACGGCCGCTTCCTTCAATACCTCCATGGCAGCGCAAGCCAAGCAAAAGCAACAACAGCTACAGTctcagcagcagcagcaacaacaacaggtACAAGCGGATAACGGGCGAGTTAGACGGTCGAACGTGGTGAAAGAGGTCGAGAGGCTGAAGAAGAACCGCGAGGAAAGAAGACAGAGACAAGCGGAGTTGAAGGAGGAGAAGGAAGCTCTGATGAACTTGGATCCTGGTAATCCGAATTGGGAATTTCTCGCTATGATAAG GGAATACCAGAACAGCATCGAGTTCAGGCCCCTTCGAGAAACGGATAGCGTGGAAGACCATCAAATTACAGTGTGCGTCAGAAAGCGCCCGTTGAACAAGAAGGAGATCGCGCGCAAAGAGGTAGATGTGATCAGCGTGCCTAGCAAAGATCAGATGGTGGTTCACGAGCCAAAAGCCAAAGTCGATCTAACCAAATACTTGGAGAACCAAATCTTTCGATTCGATTACGCGTTCGATGAAACTTGCAACAACGAGATCGTCTACAAGTACACTGCTAAACCTCTGGTGCAAACCATTTTCGAAGGTGGGATGGCCACGTGTTTCGCTTACGGTCAAACGGGAAGCGGTAAAACGCATACCATGGGAGGTGATTTTAACGGAAAGACACAGGATTGCAAAAGAGGCATATACGCGATGGTAGCTAAGGATGTGTTTAAATGCCTCAAGCTTGTTAAGTATCGTCCGTTGAATCTGGTCATTTCCGCGAGCTTTTTCGAAATCTACTCTGGCAAGGTGTTCGATCTATTGAAGGACAAAGAGAAGCTGCGCGTTCTAGAAGATGGCAAGCAACAG GTGCAAATACTCGGATTAACGGAAAAGGTGGTGGAGACTTGCGACGAAGTGTTGAAGTTGATACAGCACGGAAACAGTGCCAGAACGAGTGGTCAAACCAGTGCAAATTCCAACTCGTCACGATCCCATGCCGTTTTCCAAATCACAGCACGGATACCTGGTACGCTCAAGGTTCATGGAAAATTTTCTCTGATCGATCTTGCTGGTAACGAGAGGGGAGCAGACACGTCTTCCGCCAACAGACAAACCC GTATGGAGGGTGCCGAGATCAACAAGTCACTGTTGGCGTTAAAAGAATGTATCCGCGCGTTGAGTCGCAAAGGAACGCACCTGCCATTCAGAGCCAGCAAGTTGACGCAAGTATTAAGGGACAGCTTCATCGGTGAAAAGTCGAAAACTTGCATG ATAGCTATGATCAGTCCGGGAATGAGTTCCTGCGAACATTCGTTGAACACGCTCAGATATGCGGATCGAGTGAAGGAATTGGCCGCGACTGATCCAACGGAAATGAAAGCTTCCCCGACGGACGACGAACGGGAATTAAAGATCGAGGAACAGTCGAACAACAGTGTATTGTCGGATAGCGATTTGGCACAGCTTCGGTCTCTGAAC GAGGGTGAGATTTCACAAGACCTTTACACGTTCCACGAAGCTGTATCCGCACTGCAAATGTTGGAGGAGGAAGTCCTAGACACGCACAAAATGGTCATGGACCATACGACCAGATTCCTGGATGGCGCGCGTAATGTGTTCAGTACGACTCACGAAGTAGATTATGACCAAGAAG ATTCACGCGGTAAAGATAAGGCAAAGGCAAGCTGCCCGTTAGAACCGAACTTAGAGGACGAgaggacaacgacgacgacgacgacgacaacgtcAACGACAACGATGATGATGGCTGTGCCAGTAGACAACGATAACCGCGACTCTGCCGGTGGTGACGCGTGGTCCAACCTAAATAAACTCGTCGATACAACGACAAAGAATTCATTAAAATCTCCTTGGAAGGACGAGGTCGAATGTCAAAACGACATGAGTTCGTGCGATAGCGACTACGAATCGTTGAACGTTACTCGAACGACACGCGTCGCGGCGAACACGGCCGGTATCGATTCACGTGTATCGCGCATCGAAAATGTTTCGAAGAACAGTTTGCACGCGTATTCCGTTGCATACAGCAACAACTGGGCTCGGACAGTGAACCGTGCGCAACGATACAAACGGTCTGCCGGTGAGAAAAAGAGCGTACAAAAATATCATTGGTCTGGCACTTTCAATCGAGACGGCGTCAAAAAATATTCTTCGCCTCTCGGTGAGAAAACGAGCGATGCCAAGACGCGTCGTTTCGGCGAGATGAACGTCGTGGCCGActctaattataattacaacttGGATGCCTTCGACGATGAAAAGACAGCAAAGAAGACGAAACTGTTCGACGGCGATAAATTCAACTTGGACGATGATGAAAGCGGCGACAGCAACGAGGACGCGACACGTTGGCCGGATCGTCGATCGTTCGCGAATCTTTGCAAACGCGATACAACGCGATTTAATATGTCACGGCGGAATTGGCTGACTCGCGAACACGGGCAGGAAGATCATCGTTATCAACGAGACGAGTCTATCGAACAAGGCAATCTAAACGTAAATTCGCCAAAACGAAGTCAACGAAACGACCACAAAGAAGAGAACAAGCGACCCACCCTCGATGAAACACGACGCTCTTCCGAATCCTCGTACCGCGTCGACGATGACGACAGTCGATCGACCATCATCGATCGCTATGAGATCACTCTCTCCACCGTCTACGTTCGTAAATCTCGTACGCCGATCGACGATCGATCCaccttcaaattttttaatcttcttttgtcgttttttaaaaatgttatcctctttatcttcttacccAGCCTGTACATGATCTTTTTCATTTACGTGAAAAGAACGGAGGAGCCATAA
- the LOC100648161 gene encoding kinesin-like protein KIF2A isoform X5 yields MTMDHGMYNIETGNSINIKRTDGRVHSAVVSGINWEQRTVTVEWFERGETKGKEVEMDAIVALNPDLTNQKTMEPPSQINNHVLISKARDSSGEEDEGVDESENQEEGSLGRHGGHTARNGLASATLPVRVVTALSHSTKPSIPVKAGSNRQLSRQTGRPTNIMPPGVTVNGHGDSVAGLTSRRELENIPPTPTSTAASFNTSMAAQAKQKQQQLQSQQQQQQQQVQADNGRVRRSNVVKEVERLKKNREERRQRQAELKEEKEALMNLDPGNPNWEFLAMIREYQNSIEFRPLRETDSVEDHQITVCVRKRPLNKKEIARKEVDVISVPSKDQMVVHEPKAKVDLTKYLENQIFRFDYAFDETCNNEIVYKYTAKPLVQTIFEGGMATCFAYGQTGSGKTHTMGGDFNGKTQDCKRGIYAMVAKDVFKCLKLVKYRPLNLVISASFFEIYSGKVFDLLKDKEKLRVLEDGKQQVQILGLTEKVVETCDEVLKLIQHGNSARTSGQTSANSNSSRSHAVFQITARIPGTLKVHGKFSLIDLAGNERGADTSSANRQTRMEGAEINKSLLALKECIRALSRKGTHLPFRASKLTQVLRDSFIGEKSKTCMIAMISPGMSSCEHSLNTLRYADRVKELAATDPTEMKASPTDDERELKIEEQSNNSVLSDSDLAQLRSLNEGEISQDLYTFHEAVSALQMLEEEVLDTHKMVMDHTTRFLDGARNVFSTTHEVDYDQEDLRRKRTKFESPNLRRFYLRRRLIERKQFSDEYAQNWEQLLVQQRDILNAAIDQVSQFRGQLLQEEQISQKMTRTRNSRYN; encoded by the exons ATGACCATGGACCACGGCATGTACAACATTGAGACCGGCAACAGTATAAATATCAAGAGGACAGACG GTCGTGTCCACTCGGCAGTCGTTTCCGGTATTAATTGGGAACAGCGTACCGTCACCGTAGAATGGTTCGAAAGAGGAGAGACCAAAGGGAAAGAG GTCGAGATGGACGCGATCGTCGCCTTAAATCCCGACCTGACGAATCAAAAGACCATGGAACCACCTTCGCAGATCAACAATCACGTGTTGATTTCCAAAGCAAGG GATTCTTCGGGCGAAGAGGACGAGGGGGTGGATGAGTCGGAGAACCAAGAGGAGGGCTCCCTTGGACGACACGGCGGTCATACCGCAAGAAACGGCCTTGCATCCGCAACGCTTCCTGTACGAGTCGTTACTGCTCTTTCG cATTCAACCAAGCCGTCGATTCCAGTAAAAG CGGGTTCCAACAGACAATTGTCGCGACAAACGGGTCGGCCAACCAATATAATGCCACCCGGTGTCACTGTGAATGGGCACGGTGATTCCGTGGCTGGATTAACGAGTCGCCGGGAATTGGAGAACATCCCACCGACACCTACGTCAACGGCCGCTTCCTTCAATACCTCCATGGCAGCGCAAGCCAAGCAAAAGCAACAACAGCTACAGTctcagcagcagcagcaacaacaacaggtACAAGCGGATAACGGGCGAGTTAGACGGTCGAACGTGGTGAAAGAGGTCGAGAGGCTGAAGAAGAACCGCGAGGAAAGAAGACAGAGACAAGCGGAGTTGAAGGAGGAGAAGGAAGCTCTGATGAACTTGGATCCTGGTAATCCGAATTGGGAATTTCTCGCTATGATAAG GGAATACCAGAACAGCATCGAGTTCAGGCCCCTTCGAGAAACGGATAGCGTGGAAGACCATCAAATTACAGTGTGCGTCAGAAAGCGCCCGTTGAACAAGAAGGAGATCGCGCGCAAAGAGGTAGATGTGATCAGCGTGCCTAGCAAAGATCAGATGGTGGTTCACGAGCCAAAAGCCAAAGTCGATCTAACCAAATACTTGGAGAACCAAATCTTTCGATTCGATTACGCGTTCGATGAAACTTGCAACAACGAGATCGTCTACAAGTACACTGCTAAACCTCTGGTGCAAACCATTTTCGAAGGTGGGATGGCCACGTGTTTCGCTTACGGTCAAACGGGAAGCGGTAAAACGCATACCATGGGAGGTGATTTTAACGGAAAGACACAGGATTGCAAAAGAGGCATATACGCGATGGTAGCTAAGGATGTGTTTAAATGCCTCAAGCTTGTTAAGTATCGTCCGTTGAATCTGGTCATTTCCGCGAGCTTTTTCGAAATCTACTCTGGCAAGGTGTTCGATCTATTGAAGGACAAAGAGAAGCTGCGCGTTCTAGAAGATGGCAAGCAACAG GTGCAAATACTCGGATTAACGGAAAAGGTGGTGGAGACTTGCGACGAAGTGTTGAAGTTGATACAGCACGGAAACAGTGCCAGAACGAGTGGTCAAACCAGTGCAAATTCCAACTCGTCACGATCCCATGCCGTTTTCCAAATCACAGCACGGATACCTGGTACGCTCAAGGTTCATGGAAAATTTTCTCTGATCGATCTTGCTGGTAACGAGAGGGGAGCAGACACGTCTTCCGCCAACAGACAAACCC GTATGGAGGGTGCCGAGATCAACAAGTCACTGTTGGCGTTAAAAGAATGTATCCGCGCGTTGAGTCGCAAAGGAACGCACCTGCCATTCAGAGCCAGCAAGTTGACGCAAGTATTAAGGGACAGCTTCATCGGTGAAAAGTCGAAAACTTGCATG ATAGCTATGATCAGTCCGGGAATGAGTTCCTGCGAACATTCGTTGAACACGCTCAGATATGCGGATCGAGTGAAGGAATTGGCCGCGACTGATCCAACGGAAATGAAAGCTTCCCCGACGGACGACGAACGGGAATTAAAGATCGAGGAACAGTCGAACAACAGTGTATTGTCGGATAGCGATTTGGCACAGCTTCGGTCTCTGAAC GAGGGTGAGATTTCACAAGACCTTTACACGTTCCACGAAGCTGTATCCGCACTGCAAATGTTGGAGGAGGAAGTCCTAGACACGCACAAAATGGTCATGGACCATACGACCAGATTCCTGGATGGCGCGCGTAATGTGTTCAGTACGACTCACGAAGTAGATTATGACCAAGAAG ATTTGAGACGGAAAAGAACAAAGTTTGAGTCGCCCAACCTGAGGAGGTTCTATTTACGTAGACGTCTGATAGAGAGAAAACAGTTTTCCGACG AATATGCCCAAAACTGGGAACAGCTATTGGTGCAGCAGCGTGATATCTTGAACGCCGCAATCGATCAAGTCAGTCAGTTTCGTGGACAATTGTTGCAAGAAGAACAGATCAGCCAGAAGATGACGCGAACTCGTAACTCACGATATAATTAA